The following are encoded together in the Bacteroidales bacterium MB20-C3-3 genome:
- the recO gene encoding DNA repair protein RecO — MSHKTSVVVLHKTKLGDSSIVVHGYSSDNGRCGFIIKSNSKKGSLSLLHPLGIIEAEISEKSKGELRFINNFRSLHTLTKLRESVIKNAIAIYISELIFRGIHEYGPSPGFFNFLVRSILLLDAIGDDYANFHLWFLVELSKEVGYSPADNYTEGSLFDISSASFVNNPAQGTKCLNREDSALLDTILKHREESIHMLKLNGIQRRSFAREMTTYLSYHLGCNLNIQSLEILHEVFE, encoded by the coding sequence ATGAGCCATAAAACATCTGTTGTTGTTCTGCACAAAACCAAACTTGGTGACTCTTCAATTGTAGTTCACGGTTACTCTTCAGACAACGGAAGATGTGGATTTATTATTAAAAGCAACTCAAAAAAAGGCTCTCTTTCTCTCCTCCATCCACTAGGGATAATTGAGGCAGAAATTTCTGAAAAATCAAAAGGAGAGCTAAGGTTTATTAACAACTTCAGATCTCTTCATACTCTTACAAAACTTAGGGAGAGCGTTATCAAAAATGCAATAGCAATCTATATAAGCGAGCTTATTTTCAGGGGTATTCACGAATATGGACCCAGTCCCGGATTCTTTAATTTTCTTGTTAGGTCAATACTTCTGCTAGACGCAATTGGTGATGATTATGCAAATTTTCACCTTTGGTTTCTTGTAGAGCTCTCAAAGGAGGTTGGATACTCTCCTGCTGACAACTATACTGAAGGATCTCTTTTTGATATTTCATCCGCTTCATTTGTAAATAATCCTGCTCAAGGTACAAAGTGCCTTAACAGGGAGGACTCTGCACTTCTTGATACAATATTAAAACATAGAGAGGAGAGCATTCACATGCTAAAACTTAACGGAATACAGCGGAGATCATTTGCCAGGGAGATGACTACATATCTCTCTTATCACCTTGGTTGCAATTTAAACATTCAATCTCTTGAAATTCTGCATGAGGTCTTCGAATAA
- a CDS encoding DUF2723 domain-containing protein encodes MELKKFKLINNLLGVFVLLVASVTYLSTIEPTTSFWDCGEFIASSYKLEVGHPPGNPVFQLIARFFTLPAGPEKAAMMVNAMSAMCSAFTIMFLFWTITHLGRRVTEKSRKEVSGSGSLAIFGAGLVGALAYTFSDTFWFSAVEGEVYAMSSLFTAVVFWAMLKWEEEAGSPHANRWIVLIALLMGLSIGVHLLNLLAIPAIVFIYYYKNYEVSTKRSFYVLLVSAVLLAVILYGIIPLLPKIASWVDLLFVNGMGFPFNSGAAFFLISILAASLWGIFYTFKKKSVLWNTILLSFTMIVIGYSAFAVVIIRSSANTPTNENQPDNPFSLVRYLAREQYGKNPLVYGESFSSPYDIKSSKYYAKVGDRYKKVDGPVEPIFKPGSKMLFPRMWSSTPDHIRFYESYTEGRGKSIQGSDKKLPLFKDNLAYFFDYQINYMYIRYFMWNFVGRQNDLHGTVPGDPVRGNWASGIGFIDNPRFGDQSSGPAYIVDSKAKNHYYFLPLLLGLIGLFYHLKKDKQNWWVTMLLFLLTGIAIVVYLNQPPYQARERDYAYAGSFYAFSIWIGLAVMAINDFIKRWVPEKYSALVVTAASLLVPVQMASENWDDHDRSNRYTARDIAYNYLNSTENNAILVTHGDNDTFPLWYIQEVEGVRTDVRIVNTSLLGTDWYIDQMKYRTYESDPLPISIPRSEYLYGTNDVVHIVDRRNSRVPLKLVIDLISKREAVIAAENGKRYSIFTSRKLTIPVNKRAAIENGIVSEADSSVILDSIELNISENKDLLTKTELIILDILANYQWDRPIYFVAMGGDLEIGIRDYLEWTGFAYKFVPIKSQTTMVVPGRVPADKMYDKVMNVYRWGNMNDPSVNIDYQNLLTFNAVMSVRNIHAQTARALFNEGKRDRAVEVLDRMQEVFIHDQFPVTCSIFSSLNEQAVIDAIDIYLLSKEREKALKLASLFEEESFKAIGFFGQKLGGYYLSKTDIERNLSYLMYLSEVLRSRGEGELADSIEKRVQDSISKIQI; translated from the coding sequence ATGGAGCTGAAAAAATTCAAACTTATTAATAATCTTCTGGGAGTATTTGTACTCCTGGTAGCATCTGTAACTTATCTCTCTACAATAGAGCCCACCACAAGTTTCTGGGATTGCGGTGAATTTATAGCATCTTCATATAAACTAGAGGTTGGACACCCTCCCGGAAATCCGGTTTTTCAGCTTATTGCAAGATTCTTTACCTTGCCTGCAGGACCAGAGAAGGCTGCCATGATGGTTAATGCAATGAGTGCAATGTGCTCTGCATTTACAATTATGTTCTTGTTCTGGACCATTACTCATTTAGGAAGAAGAGTAACAGAGAAGAGTAGAAAGGAGGTTTCCGGCAGTGGATCATTAGCAATTTTTGGTGCCGGACTGGTGGGTGCCTTGGCTTATACATTTTCAGATACTTTTTGGTTTTCAGCCGTTGAGGGGGAGGTTTATGCAATGTCCTCACTATTTACTGCAGTAGTTTTCTGGGCAATGCTTAAATGGGAAGAGGAGGCCGGTTCACCACACGCAAACAGATGGATTGTGCTGATTGCATTATTAATGGGTTTATCGATTGGGGTTCACCTGCTTAATCTTTTGGCAATTCCGGCAATTGTGTTTATTTACTATTATAAAAATTACGAGGTTTCAACAAAAAGAAGTTTCTATGTTTTACTGGTATCTGCTGTTTTACTTGCAGTAATACTGTATGGGATAATTCCACTGCTTCCAAAGATTGCATCGTGGGTGGATCTCCTATTTGTAAACGGAATGGGATTTCCATTCAATTCAGGAGCAGCATTTTTCTTAATTTCCATACTTGCGGCATCATTGTGGGGGATTTTCTACACTTTCAAAAAGAAGAGTGTTTTATGGAATACAATCCTGCTCAGCTTTACAATGATTGTTATTGGTTACTCTGCATTTGCTGTTGTAATTATCAGATCTTCTGCAAATACGCCTACAAACGAAAATCAACCTGATAATCCTTTCTCACTTGTTCGATATCTTGCAAGGGAGCAGTACGGGAAAAATCCGCTGGTTTACGGAGAGAGTTTCAGCTCTCCTTATGATATTAAGAGTTCCAAGTATTATGCAAAAGTGGGAGACAGATACAAGAAGGTGGATGGGCCTGTTGAACCAATCTTCAAACCTGGCAGTAAGATGCTATTTCCCAGAATGTGGAGCTCAACACCTGATCACATAAGATTCTATGAGAGCTATACAGAGGGTAGAGGAAAGAGCATTCAGGGAAGCGATAAAAAGCTACCTCTTTTTAAAGATAACCTTGCCTATTTCTTTGATTATCAGATAAATTACATGTATATCAGGTACTTTATGTGGAATTTTGTTGGCAGACAGAATGATCTTCATGGAACTGTACCGGGTGACCCTGTCAGAGGAAACTGGGCATCAGGGATTGGTTTTATTGACAATCCAAGATTTGGAGATCAAAGTAGCGGACCTGCTTATATAGTAGACAGTAAGGCAAAGAATCACTACTATTTCCTCCCTTTGCTGCTGGGGCTTATTGGTCTGTTCTATCATCTTAAAAAAGATAAACAGAACTGGTGGGTAACAATGCTACTCTTCTTGCTGACAGGGATAGCAATAGTTGTCTATCTTAATCAGCCACCTTATCAGGCAAGAGAGAGAGATTATGCTTATGCCGGCTCATTCTACGCATTTTCAATTTGGATTGGGCTTGCTGTTATGGCAATAAACGATTTTATTAAAAGATGGGTGCCTGAGAAGTATTCGGCATTAGTTGTAACAGCCGCATCACTTTTAGTACCTGTTCAAATGGCATCAGAAAACTGGGATGATCACGACAGAAGCAACAGATATACGGCAAGAGATATTGCATACAACTATCTCAACAGTACTGAAAATAACGCAATACTGGTTACTCACGGAGATAACGATACATTCCCTCTATGGTATATACAGGAGGTTGAAGGGGTAAGAACAGATGTCAGGATTGTTAATACCTCTCTGCTTGGAACAGACTGGTATATAGATCAGATGAAGTACAGGACGTATGAATCTGATCCTCTCCCAATCTCTATCCCAAGAAGTGAGTATCTCTATGGTACAAATGATGTTGTGCATATTGTTGACAGACGCAATTCCAGAGTTCCGCTTAAACTTGTAATAGACCTGATTTCAAAGAGAGAAGCAGTTATTGCTGCTGAAAATGGTAAAAGATATAGTATTTTTACCTCAAGGAAACTTACGATCCCTGTTAATAAAAGAGCTGCTATTGAGAACGGAATCGTCAGCGAGGCAGACTCCTCAGTGATTCTTGATTCGATAGAACTAAATATTTCAGAGAATAAAGATCTTCTTACAAAAACAGAGCTCATCATCCTTGACATCCTTGCAAATTACCAGTGGGACAGGCCTATTTACTTTGTTGCCATGGGAGGTGATCTGGAAATTGGAATAAGAGATTATCTGGAGTGGACAGGATTTGCATACAAATTTGTACCGATAAAGAGCCAGACAACAATGGTTGTTCCGGGGAGGGTTCCTGCAGATAAAATGTATGATAAAGTAATGAATGTATACAGGTGGGGCAATATGAATGACCCTTCAGTAAATATTGACTATCAGAATTTGCTTACTTTCAATGCAGTTATGTCAGTCAGGAATATTCACGCTCAAACGGCCAGAGCTCTCTTTAACGAAGGGAAGAGAGATAGAGCTGTTGAGGTTCTGGACCGGATGCAGGAGGTATTTATTCATGATCAATTCCCTGTTACCTGCTCAATTTTTTCATCCCTTAATGAGCAGGCTGTGATAGATGCAATTGATATTTATCTCCTTTCAAAGGAGCGTGAAAAAGCACTGAAACTTGCCTCCCTTTTTGAAGAGGAGAGCTTTAAGGCAATAGGCTTCTTTGGTCAGAAACTTGGAGGATACTATCTTTCAAAGACTGATATAGAGAGAAATCTCTCATACCTAATGTACCTTTCAGAGGTACTCAGAAGCAGAGGAGAGGGAGAACTTGCAGATTCAATAGAGAAGAGAGTGCAGGACTCAATATCAAAGATTCAGATTTAG
- the rnpA gene encoding ribonuclease P protein component has protein sequence MPENTNEFPKGERLCNKKAITSLFESGESCFVFPLKLYYKPNNLINNRILISIPKRAHKNAVDRNLLKRRIKESWRCGERGLFTGMDIAVIYISSSLTEFHKIDKSLSDGLAKIKAALDKSSNSTSNISN, from the coding sequence ATGCCGGAGAACACTAACGAATTCCCAAAAGGGGAGAGATTGTGCAATAAAAAGGCTATCACTTCGCTTTTTGAAAGCGGAGAATCTTGTTTTGTGTTCCCCCTCAAATTATATTACAAGCCCAACAATCTAATAAATAACAGGATACTTATCTCAATTCCAAAAAGGGCTCATAAAAATGCTGTTGACAGAAATCTGCTTAAAAGGCGGATTAAAGAGAGCTGGAGATGTGGAGAGAGAGGGTTATTTACAGGTATGGATATTGCTGTAATTTACATAAGCTCCTCTTTAACAGAATTTCATAAAATTGACAAATCTCTATCAGATGGACTGGCAAAAATTAAAGCGGCTCTTGATAAAAGCAGCAACTCTACCTCTAATATTAGTAATTAA
- a CDS encoding acyltransferase: MDLFRYQVVNCAPYAEFCTLLGIGPDDVSDIDGIPFLPVKFFKSKDVYSVKTPPEIVFTSSATTGMIPSRHPVSDLSLYELSFLEAFRNFYGNPEDFNILALLPSYLEREGSSLVYMAERLIKESKSEYSGFYLYNFDNLADNLIKLRESSKKTILLGVSFALVDFASSFNINFPELIIMETGGMKGRGKEMSREEIHNIIKGAFGVEKVHSEYGMAELLSQAYSYGDGVFSTPHWMKFLLRDFTNPLKILNDSEIGGLNIIDLSNINSCSFIETEDIGVKKAGNLWKIPGRITNSELRGCNLLLG, from the coding sequence ATGGATCTCTTCAGATATCAGGTTGTTAATTGCGCCCCCTATGCAGAATTTTGTACATTATTAGGCATTGGCCCTGATGATGTGTCTGACATTGATGGAATTCCCTTCCTGCCGGTAAAGTTTTTTAAAAGCAAAGATGTATATTCCGTTAAAACTCCTCCGGAAATTGTTTTTACAAGCAGTGCGACAACAGGTATGATCCCATCCAGACATCCTGTTTCAGATCTCTCATTATACGAACTAAGTTTCCTGGAGGCATTCCGCAATTTTTACGGGAATCCGGAGGATTTCAACATACTTGCATTGCTGCCATCATATCTGGAGAGAGAGGGGTCATCACTAGTCTACATGGCAGAACGGCTAATCAAAGAGAGTAAAAGCGAATACAGCGGCTTTTACTTATACAACTTTGACAACCTAGCCGATAATCTCATCAAACTCAGAGAATCTTCCAAAAAAACAATTCTTCTGGGAGTAAGTTTTGCTCTTGTTGATTTTGCATCGTCATTTAATATAAATTTTCCTGAGCTGATTATCATGGAGACAGGAGGGATGAAGGGAAGAGGAAAAGAGATGTCCAGAGAGGAGATTCATAATATAATAAAAGGGGCATTTGGGGTTGAAAAAGTCCACTCGGAATATGGCATGGCTGAACTTCTTTCACAAGCATACTCATATGGAGATGGAGTATTTTCCACTCCACACTGGATGAAATTTCTTCTAAGAGACTTTACGAATCCACTTAAGATACTAAATGACTCTGAGATAGGCGGGCTTAATATAATTGATCTCTCAAATATTAACTCCTGCTCTTTCATTGAAACCGAGGATATTGGAGTTAAAAAAGCCGGCAATCTTTGGAAGATTCCCGGCCGAATTACCAATTCAGAACTCAGGGGATGTAACCTTTTGTTAGGCTGA
- a CDS encoding uroporphyrinogen-III synthase, whose product MKIKNILIAQPEPANGSPYSELVTKHKITIDFIPFFKVEPLSAKEFRLQKVSIPDSTAIVFSARSAIDAFFKICEELRITVPETMKYFCISEAVALYLQKYIVYRKRKIFFGNGTNSSIIDLINSKHKNENFMITAADNCKTDLHKLFVKAKIKHTTAVFVKTVNSDLSAIDLQKYDFLVFYSPSDIKSLQENFPDFVQNGTKFATFGAGTLKALKAAKFTAEVVAPTPEAPSIAKALQNYLEIK is encoded by the coding sequence ATGAAGATAAAGAATATTTTAATTGCTCAACCAGAACCTGCCAACGGATCTCCTTATTCTGAATTGGTTACAAAGCACAAGATAACTATTGACTTTATACCCTTTTTTAAAGTTGAACCATTGTCTGCTAAGGAATTCCGTTTACAGAAGGTCTCCATACCTGATTCAACCGCAATAGTTTTCTCTGCAAGATCTGCTATTGATGCATTCTTTAAGATTTGTGAAGAATTAAGGATTACAGTTCCTGAAACTATGAAATATTTTTGCATTTCAGAGGCAGTTGCCCTCTATCTGCAAAAGTATATCGTATACCGCAAAAGAAAGATATTCTTTGGCAACGGAACCAATTCATCAATAATTGATCTTATCAATTCAAAACACAAAAACGAGAACTTTATGATTACTGCGGCAGATAACTGCAAAACAGATCTGCACAAGTTGTTTGTAAAGGCTAAAATAAAGCACACTACAGCTGTTTTTGTTAAAACAGTTAACAGTGACCTCTCTGCTATTGATCTGCAGAAGTACGATTTTCTTGTATTTTACAGTCCCAGCGATATTAAATCACTCCAGGAGAACTTTCCTGATTTTGTTCAAAATGGTACAAAGTTCGCAACATTTGGTGCCGGAACACTTAAAGCTCTAAAAGCTGCAAAATTCACTGCAGAGGTGGTTGCTCCAACACCGGAGGCCCCCTCAATAGCAAAAGCTCTTCAAAACTACCTGGAGATTAAATAA
- a CDS encoding translation initiation factor, whose product MSQTDWKSRLGVVFSTNPDFSYQNSDEESVHSETLAPGKQRLIVSIDKRHRAGKQVTLVKGFSGKEEDLESLGKLLKNKCGTGGSVKDGEIILQGDFRDRVVSLLQSSGYNAKRGN is encoded by the coding sequence ATGAGTCAAACTGACTGGAAAAGCAGACTGGGAGTTGTATTCTCTACTAATCCGGATTTTAGCTACCAAAATTCAGATGAAGAGAGTGTACATTCTGAGACTCTGGCCCCGGGAAAGCAGAGATTAATAGTCTCTATTGACAAAAGACATCGCGCAGGGAAACAGGTAACACTGGTAAAAGGCTTCTCAGGAAAGGAAGAGGATCTCGAATCCTTGGGAAAACTACTTAAAAACAAGTGCGGGACCGGAGGATCAGTAAAAGATGGAGAAATTATTCTTCAGGGAGATTTTCGTGACAGGGTGGTATCTCTGCTTCAATCTTCAGGTTACAATGCAAAAAGAGGTAATTGA
- a CDS encoding GH3 auxin-responsive promoter family protein: MPIVSKIYRLYSAKRLRLLDQNRRDPVSFQKKWFEHIVKRGGETQFGIEHNIHEGISLSDFQQRVPVRDYDKTESWIMRARNGEENLLWPGTIKWFAKSSGTSNSKSKFIPISDDSLNLCHYDGMQNMLSTYLDNYPDSRLLEGMALTLGGSARIDEEGNGKTQYGDLSAILLKNSPVLAEFRRTPPAEIALISDFEKKVNEICKVSSKQNVTSFSGVPSWNLILLNAILDFSGKRDLRDVWPNLELFMHGGISFDPYRKEYSRIIPHTDMNYMENYNASEGYFAFQDSPKDSSMLLMTNGGIFFEFIPMDRFEETLAGNYNTLDTVESVKTDTNYAMVITTNGGLWRYLIGDSVKFTSLYPHKIVITGRTQLFINAFGEELMISNAEKALSNACEQIGCTVENYTVAPLFMEGGKKGSHQWIIEFKTPPDDEIIFAEILDNEVCKANSDYEAKRANSVTMTRLSLVSLPEGSFYKWQKSKGKLGGQNKVPRLSNSRTIADELLEYRNI; the protein is encoded by the coding sequence ATGCCCATAGTATCAAAGATATACCGTTTATACTCAGCAAAAAGACTAAGATTACTGGATCAAAACAGAAGAGATCCTGTAAGTTTCCAGAAAAAATGGTTTGAGCACATCGTAAAGCGAGGGGGAGAGACTCAGTTTGGTATTGAGCACAACATACACGAAGGAATCTCGCTCTCTGATTTTCAACAGAGAGTCCCGGTAAGAGATTACGACAAAACAGAAAGCTGGATTATGAGGGCAAGAAACGGAGAGGAGAACCTGCTCTGGCCAGGAACTATAAAATGGTTTGCAAAGTCAAGCGGGACAAGTAACTCAAAAAGTAAATTCATCCCAATTTCTGATGACTCTCTGAATCTCTGTCATTACGATGGCATGCAAAATATGTTATCAACCTATCTTGACAACTATCCAGACTCCCGGCTTCTTGAAGGGATGGCTCTTACACTGGGAGGTAGTGCACGGATAGATGAAGAGGGAAATGGGAAAACTCAATACGGAGACCTCTCCGCAATTCTTCTGAAAAACTCGCCTGTATTGGCTGAGTTCAGGAGAACTCCACCAGCTGAGATTGCTTTGATAAGCGATTTTGAAAAAAAGGTAAATGAAATTTGCAAAGTCTCATCAAAACAAAATGTTACGAGTTTTTCTGGCGTACCTTCCTGGAATCTGATATTATTAAATGCTATTTTAGATTTCTCAGGAAAAAGAGACCTGAGAGATGTATGGCCAAATCTTGAACTCTTTATGCACGGTGGTATAAGTTTTGATCCATACAGGAAAGAGTACTCCAGGATTATTCCTCACACAGATATGAACTACATGGAGAATTACAACGCTTCAGAGGGCTATTTTGCTTTTCAGGATAGCCCAAAAGATAGTTCAATGCTCCTTATGACAAACGGAGGTATTTTCTTCGAATTTATCCCAATGGACAGGTTTGAAGAGACTCTCGCCGGTAATTATAACACTCTGGATACCGTTGAGAGCGTCAAAACTGATACAAATTACGCAATGGTTATCACTACAAACGGAGGATTATGGAGGTATTTAATTGGTGACTCTGTTAAGTTTACCTCTCTTTATCCCCATAAGATAGTTATAACAGGACGCACACAACTTTTCATAAACGCATTTGGAGAGGAGTTGATGATCAGCAATGCCGAGAAGGCTCTAAGTAATGCTTGTGAACAAATTGGGTGCACAGTTGAAAATTATACTGTAGCCCCTCTTTTTATGGAGGGAGGAAAAAAAGGATCTCACCAGTGGATTATTGAATTTAAAACACCCCCTGATGACGAAATCATCTTTGCGGAGATACTTGACAATGAGGTATGCAAAGCAAATTCGGACTATGAAGCTAAAAGGGCAAACAGCGTAACTATGACCAGACTTTCTCTTGTTTCTCTGCCTGAAGGGTCCTTCTATAAATGGCAAAAATCAAAAGGGAAGCTGGGAGGACAAAACAAAGTACCCCGATTGAGTAACTCCAGAACGATTGCAGACGAACTGCTTGAATACAGAAATATTTGA
- the yidD gene encoding membrane protein insertion efficiency factor YidD, whose product MDWQKLKRLLIKAATLPLILVIKCYQYCISPLKPQSCRYSPTCSAYSLEAVKKHGPVKGLWLAIKRISRCHPWGGSGYDPVP is encoded by the coding sequence ATGGACTGGCAAAAATTAAAGCGGCTCTTGATAAAAGCAGCAACTCTACCTCTAATATTAGTAATTAAGTGCTACCAGTACTGCATTTCTCCTCTTAAACCTCAATCATGCAGATATTCACCTACTTGTTCGGCCTATTCTCTTGAAGCTGTAAAGAAGCACGGCCCTGTAAAAGGTTTGTGGCTTGCAATAAAGCGAATCTCCAGATGCCACCCTTGGGGAGGAAGTGGTTATGATCCAGTGCCCTGA
- the rdgB gene encoding RdgB/HAM1 family non-canonical purine NTP pyrophosphatase — protein MKLLFATANNHKLKEAEEILGKDFQLITPSSLGFSGDIPETASTIEDNSIMKARFLWEKFGIPCFADDTGLMVDSLNGSPGVYSARYAGPEADSQKNTNLLLSELNGIDARVARFVTIVTLILSDEEQYLFEGKLEGSITYHPSGRGGFGYDPVFLPVGYDKTLAELSPDEKNLISHRGVAMRKLSHFLNLQKNK, from the coding sequence ATGAAATTACTTTTTGCTACAGCAAACAATCATAAGCTCAAAGAGGCAGAAGAGATACTGGGAAAAGATTTCCAGCTGATTACTCCTTCATCTCTCGGTTTTTCCGGTGATATCCCTGAGACCGCATCAACTATTGAGGATAATTCAATTATGAAGGCCAGGTTTCTCTGGGAAAAATTTGGCATACCCTGCTTCGCAGATGATACCGGACTAATGGTTGACTCTCTTAACGGCAGTCCGGGTGTCTACTCAGCCAGGTATGCTGGTCCTGAGGCTGATTCACAAAAAAACACAAATCTTCTGTTGTCTGAACTCAACGGTATTGACGCAAGAGTCGCCCGTTTTGTTACCATTGTAACTCTGATTCTATCAGATGAAGAGCAGTATCTTTTTGAAGGGAAGCTCGAGGGTTCCATTACATACCACCCTTCCGGGAGGGGAGGTTTTGGGTATGATCCGGTTTTCCTTCCGGTTGGATATGACAAAACTCTTGCCGAACTCTCTCCGGATGAAAAAAATCTAATATCTCACAGAGGAGTTGCAATGAGAAAACTCTCACATTTCCTTAATTTACAAAAGAATAAATGA
- a CDS encoding DUF4271 domain-containing protein: MEKVFPADSLWEAGSKIVSSIPPAEEFGNAAITDVLLSFIILAFFVILIFFSREILTVIPSVFRSTFNLKNHYKIEEKLSLSNMRNVVFLVSLIYFPVIVTIMAGSYIQLRFGIYPPLFLILFFSILILLGIVKKLIFKLLSWLNRDKNTFTLLEKVGYNHIILATIVTFPSLLAQVVTNDYSGEIQIYAMIICILPVYILYLIRSSQIIIGQRYSHFFYILYLCGAEFLPIVLLVHFILSL, encoded by the coding sequence ATGGAAAAGGTTTTTCCTGCAGACTCCCTGTGGGAGGCCGGATCCAAAATTGTATCTTCAATACCTCCTGCAGAGGAATTTGGCAATGCTGCTATTACAGATGTGCTTCTCTCATTTATCATTCTTGCCTTTTTTGTAATCCTTATATTTTTTTCCAGGGAAATTCTTACCGTAATACCATCTGTATTTAGAAGCACCTTTAATTTAAAAAATCATTACAAAATAGAAGAGAAGCTATCATTATCCAATATGAGGAATGTTGTTTTTCTTGTTTCTCTTATCTATTTTCCCGTGATTGTCACCATAATGGCGGGTAGTTACATCCAGTTAAGATTTGGAATTTATCCGCCGCTGTTTCTGATTTTATTCTTTAGCATTCTTATATTGCTTGGAATTGTAAAGAAGTTGATTTTTAAGCTTCTCTCCTGGCTGAACAGGGATAAAAACACATTTACATTACTTGAAAAAGTGGGTTACAATCATATAATATTGGCAACAATCGTTACTTTTCCCTCTCTTCTTGCTCAAGTAGTAACAAATGACTATTCCGGAGAGATTCAGATTTACGCTATGATTATCTGCATTTTACCCGTTTATATATTGTATTTGATTCGAAGTAGTCAAATAATAATTGGCCAACGATACTCACATTTTTTTTATATTTTGTATCTTTGCGGCGCTGAATTTTTACCCATAGTACTTTTAGTACACTTTATACTCTCGCTCTGA